The Hyalangium gracile genome segment GCTGGGCTTCACCTACCTGGGGCCGGTGGACGGGCATGAGCTGGGGCCGCTGGTGGCGGCGCTGCGCGAGGCCCGCGCCTCGTCCCGGCCGGTGGTGGTGCACGCGCTGACGCAGAAGGGGAAGGGCTTTCCACCCGCGGAGGAGGACGCCCAGACGCGCGGCCACGCCATGGGGCCCTACGAGTGGCGCGACGGGAAGCTGGTGCGCTCGCGCAAGGGCCAGCGCACCTTCAGCGAGGCGTTCTCCGCCGCGCTGGAGGAGGCGATGGCGAGGGACCCGCGCGTGATGGTGGTGACGCCGGCCATGCTGGAGGGCTCCGCGCTGGTGGAGCTGAAGGCGCGCTATCCGGAGCGTGTCCATGACGTGGGCATCGCCGAGCAGCACGCCGTCACCTTCTGCGCGGGGCTTGCCGCGGCGGGGGCTCGGCCCGTGTGCGCCATCTACTCCACGTTTCTTCAGCGCGCGTTCGATCAGGTGATCCACGACGTGTGCCTGCCCGGGCTGCCTGTCGTCTTCGCGGTGGATCGGGCGGGGCTGGTGGGCGCGGATGGGGCCACGCACCAGGGCACCTATGACATCTCCTCGCTCCGGGCGGTGCCGGGGCTGGGGTTGATGGCGCCGGTGGTGGGCGAGGACATTTCTCCCATGCTGGCCACGGCGCTGGAGGCCTCGGGGCCGACCCTCATTCGCTTCCCGCGTGGCACGCTGCCGGCTGTGCCGCCGGAGGTGCTCCTCGGGGCGGCGCCCATCCAGGGGGCGCGCTGGCTGTGGAGGGCGGAGGCGCCGCGCCTGACGCTGGTGACGCTCGGGCCGCTCGGGCTGGCGGCGCTGTCGGCCGCGAAGGCGGAGCGCGGGTGGAGCGTGCTGGACGCGCGCTGCGTGAGCCCGCTGGATGCCTCGGCGCTGCTGGAGGCGGCGGACAGCGGGCACGTGGTGGTGGCGGAGGAGGGGACGACGCGCGGAGGGCTGGGGAGCGCGGTGCTGGAGCTGTACGCGGCACAGGGGCGCTCGCCTCGCGTGAAGCTGATGGGGATGCCGGACACGTTCGTCCCACATGGAGACGCGCGGGTGCAGCGCGCGGCGCTGGGGCTGGACACCGAGGGGCTGCGGCGCGCGGGCCGCGAGCTGCTGGGAGAGGGCCGGTGAAGTCGCGCAAGGAGCGCCTGGACGTGCTCGTGGTGGAGCGCGGGCTGGCCGAGTCTCGAGCCAAGGCCCAGGCGCTCATCCTGGCGGGCCAGGTGGTGGTGGACGACCAGCGGGTGGACAAGCCCGGGGCGCAGGTGTCCGTGGACGCGGAGCTGCGCCTCAAGGGCGAGGTGCTGCCCTATGTCTCGCGGGGCGGGCTCAAGCTCAAGGGCGCCATCGATCGCTTCAAGCTGGACGTGCGCGGGCGGGTGGCGGCGGACATCGGCGCGAGCACGGGTGGCTTCACGGACTGCCTGCTGCAGGAGGGCGCGGTCCGGGTGCACGCCATCGACGTGGGCTACGGTCAGCTCCACGAGAAGCTGCGGAAGGATTCGCGCGTGCGCTCGCGCGAGCGCGTCAACGCTCGCTACCTCACCGAGGAGGATCTCCCGGAGAAGGTGGGTGTGGTCGTCATCGACGTGAGCTTCATCTCGTTGACGCAGGTGCTCCCGTCCGTGCTGCCCTTCCTGGAGCACGGCGGCCTGCTGGTGGCGCTGGTGAAGCCGCAGTTCGAGGTGGGGCGGGAGCGCATCGGCAAGGGCGGTGTGGTCCGCGATGCCGCCGCACGGCAGGAAGCCATCGACGCGGTGGTGGCCTTCGCCCGAGAGCAGGGGCTCACGGTGCGCGGCGTGATGGACTCGACGCTGCCCGGGCCCGC includes the following:
- a CDS encoding 1-deoxy-D-xylulose-5-phosphate synthase; the encoded protein is MTRLLPGLHAPADVRALPEAELPRLCEELREEIISVCGRVGGHLGASLGAVELVVALHRVFHSPQDAILFDVGHQAYAHKLLTGRRERMGTLRQAEGIAPFLDPRESPHDALLAGHACTAVSAALGLLEGRRVLGKKGHVVAVVGDGALTGGLTFEGLNNAGGPRLPLVVVLNDNQMSISANVGAIPALLRTREARAFFEGLGFTYLGPVDGHELGPLVAALREARASSRPVVVHALTQKGKGFPPAEEDAQTRGHAMGPYEWRDGKLVRSRKGQRTFSEAFSAALEEAMARDPRVMVVTPAMLEGSALVELKARYPERVHDVGIAEQHAVTFCAGLAAAGARPVCAIYSTFLQRAFDQVIHDVCLPGLPVVFAVDRAGLVGADGATHQGTYDISSLRAVPGLGLMAPVVGEDISPMLATALEASGPTLIRFPRGTLPAVPPEVLLGAAPIQGARWLWRAEAPRLTLVTLGPLGLAALSAAKAERGWSVLDARCVSPLDASALLEAADSGHVVVAEEGTTRGGLGSAVLELYAAQGRSPRVKLMGMPDTFVPHGDARVQRAALGLDTEGLRRAGRELLGEGR
- a CDS encoding TlyA family RNA methyltransferase, which gives rise to MKSRKERLDVLVVERGLAESRAKAQALILAGQVVVDDQRVDKPGAQVSVDAELRLKGEVLPYVSRGGLKLKGAIDRFKLDVRGRVAADIGASTGGFTDCLLQEGAVRVHAIDVGYGQLHEKLRKDSRVRSRERVNARYLTEEDLPEKVGVVVIDVSFISLTQVLPSVLPFLEHGGLLVALVKPQFEVGRERIGKGGVVRDAAARQEAIDAVVAFAREQGLTVRGVMDSTLPGPAGNVEALLVAEKSETP